Genomic segment of Methanolobus mangrovi:
TGAGAAAATTATCATATTATTGCTCTCTTCCTGTTTATCGGAACGTCATTATAAGATGACGCATATTTAAAATATATGAAAGTCATCCGTGATCCGATTCATGGTTATATTGAGCTTGACACTCTCACGTTATCACTTATAGATTCACCGCAGATACAACGGCTGAGACGAATAAGCCAGCTTGGGCTGTCAAATCTCGTGTATCCCGGAGCAAACCATACTCGTTTTGAACATTCCCTTGGCGTGATGCATCTTGCCAGCATGCTGACAGAAAAGATCGATTCTGTGACAGATGAGGAAAAAGAGGAGCTTAGGGTTGCGGCTCTTCTTCACGATGTGGGACATGGTCCTTTTTCGCACGTTACTGAAAATATTACCAAATACTATACGAGGCAACGGCATGAGGACGTCAGGGATATACTGAAAAAAGGTGAACTCGGGGAGATCTTAAAAGAACATGGTTTGAATCCTGCAACCATCGAGGACCACATTCAGGGAAAGACCGATCTCGGTAAGATACTCAACAGTGAGATAGATGTGGACAGGATGGACTATCTGGTGCGGGATTCGCATTATACGGGTGTTGCCTTCGGTCTTGTGGACCATGTCAGACTCATCAATGAGATGAAGTTCTATGAAAACAAACTCGTTGTCACCGCAGGCGGTGTCAAGGCCGCGGAATCACTTCTTGTATCAAGGTTCCTGATGCATCCTTCAGTATATTACCATCACGTTTCAAGGATAGCTGAAACCATGTTCACAAGGGCAGTGGATGATCTAATCCAGAAGAAGTCATTAAATGCTTTTGACCTGCGAAAAATGGATGATTCCAGACTTTTTGAAATGATACGTAATGATGATGGTTATGCAGGGGAACTGGCAGAGAGGCTGGATAACAGAAAACTCTACAAGAGGGCATTGTATGTAGGCTTTGATGAAGTTGGTGAAGGCGTTTTGAAACATCGGAAAAACATAGAACGGGTGGAAGCCGAGATTGCGGAAGATGTTGGCATTGAACCGGAAAGCGTTCTCATAGATATTCCAAAGGATCCGGAAATAGCTGAAATGAAGGCACTGGTGAAGGTAAATGGCAGAATGTTACGCCTGGATGAAGTTTCACATGTGGTTGCAACACTTGAGCAGGCTCACCGTGATAACTGGAAGATGGGAGTTTACACTCCGAAGGAGTACAGGGAAGAAGTATCCAAAGCTGCAAGGACCTTCTTTGATGTAAAAAGAACAACAAAACAATTCCGTCTGAGTGAAATAGAAGGGTAATAGGGGTAGTATGCAGGAGATAAGGAAGATAGCGGGCAGAATAAGTCTCATTCTGGATTGGAAAAAGGCAGGAAATGACTATGTCATTACTCTTACAGGCGGGGAAGCGCATGTGGGGGCGGTAGGTGTGGGATTCTATGATAAATCCTCGGGCAGGGCCTCCTCTTCGGTGATCACAAGTCCTGGGCACAGGGAAACGGATATCGCGTTACTTGGGGCAAAGGTCTTCAGTGAGGCCAGCAAGTCTGCAGCGGTTTTTATGGTAGGCATTCATCTGGATAATATTACAAAAAAAGAAATAGAAGAAATTGTATCTGTTTCAGAGGAAATGATCGATGAATTATCGGTCATTATTCAGGAGGGTTTTTAATGGAAATAGTTATAGGCATCAGCGGGGCTTCAGGCTCTGCATACGGTATCAGGCTACTGGAAATACTTTCAGGGACCGACATTATGACCCACCTGGTCATAACAAAGGCTGCGAGGCAGATAATAGGTATAGAAACTGACTATGAGATCAGTTATGTCGAAGGACTTGCAGACGCAGTATATGATGAAAGTGATTTTACAGCTCCAATTGCGAGTGGTTCTCACAGGTTCGATGGAATGATCGTTGCACCGTGCAGTATGAAGACGCTTGGTGAGATCGCCGGTGGCATGTCTGATAACCTGCTTGGCAGGGTTGCAGATGTCTGCCTGAAAGAGAGGCGAAAACTCATTCTGATGCCACGTGAAACACCACTGAACCAGATACACCTTGAGAATATGCTCAGGCTTGAAAGGGCTGGTGGAATAATTCTTCCCGCATCTCCTGGATTTTATTCAAGGCCGCAGACCATTGATGATCTGGTAAATTCAATGGCAGGGCGCGCACTTGACCTGATAGGCATTGACAACGAAGTATACGAACGCTGGGGATGATATGGGCCTTTCCGGGATGAAACTCTGCCTGAACACTGTATTCACTCTGTGGCTTCGGGAGATGTTGCGTTACAAGCGCTCACGCTCAAGGATAATAGGTTCCCTGGCTACTCCTCTTTTTTTCCTTGTTATCATGGGTTCTGCCCTGGGGAGCTCGATGACCCTGCGAAGCGGCAGGTATATCGATTATATGGCTCCCGGTATAATCGGCATGTCAATACTCTTTGCATCCCTCATGGGCGGTATCTCTATCATATGGGATCGGGAGTTCGGTTTTCTAAAAGAAATACTTGTAGCACCTGTCAGTCGTTTCTACACAGCCCTTGGAAAAGCTGCAGGTGGCGTGACAACTGCAATGGTGCAGGGAATATCCCTGATGGTCATCAGTGGGTTTATCGGAATAGAATACGTGTCTATCTGGAGGGAACTCCTTTGCATCCCGATAATGTTTATAATGGGACTCGGGTTCATAGGACTTGGCATAACACTTGCATCAAGAATAGAATCTCATGAAGGTTTTCAGATGATGATGACTTTCATCACATTTCCCACTATCATGACCAGCACAGCATTTTATCCAATGGATAATCTTCCCGGATGGCTGAGCATACCGGTTCATCTCAATCCTTTGACCTACGGGGTGGAAGCCCTCAGGTGGATGTTGCTTGACGCTTCTGATGTGCCGATCGAGCTATCAATGGCTGTGATAACGGCGTTTGCACTATTTACAATGGGAATTGGAAGCTGGGCTTTTGACAGGTCAGGGGATCAATGAGTAAAAAAGACCTTATTTTCATGATTTGTTCTGCATTTTTGTCCATGGTATCCTTATTCTCACGAAACCTATTTATACAATATATGCCATGTAAGGGCTACCCTTCTAAGCTGATTGGGATAGTAGGGTAGCTTGGTCCATCCTCGAGCGTTTGGGACGCTTGGACTGCGGTTCAAATCCGCGCTATCCCACCAGAACTTTTTTTTAATTGTTTATCAACTGTTTATTTTTAATATTCTATGTATTTCACATGGATTAGTTTTATAACATATCCGTAGTGAATAATGTCCCCATGGCAAACGTTAAGGTTAAACTTTTTGCAAACCTGAGGGAGATTGCGCAGGCATCCTCATTAACATTGGCAGGGGATACTGTAAAGGACGTTCTGCTTTCTCTGACGGAACAATATCCTCCTTTGAACGAACTCATATTTGAAGCCGGAGAAGACGTGAAACTTTGCGGTTACATCAATGTGTTCCTGAACGGGAATAATATCAAACATATGGAAGGACTGGCTACAATTCTCAATAACGATGATGAACTGGGAGTATTCCCGCCCGTATCAGGCGGCTGAGTTATCCTGGAGGGATCGGAATGATATTCAGAGAACGCACAGATGTGGGAAAAGCAAAGGAAATGTTCCTTGCACAGATAAAAGGCATGGAGAAAACCGAGCTTCTTCCGGCAACATCGTCTATTAGCAGGGTGCTTTCATCAAGTATACTCGCGCCCCGTAACGTACCACATTACCGCCGATCGGCTATGGATGGTTTTGCAGTCCGGTCTGTTGACCTGCTGGGTGCTTCACCCACGAATCCTGTGATGCTTCAAATATCCGATGATGTAATGGAAGGCACATGTGCTCCGGTAAATACGGGCGATTATGTTCCTGATGAAGCAGATGCTGTGCTAATGATGGAGGATACAATATCCATCGGAGATATGGTAGAGATCCGGGCACAGGTTCACCCTGGCAAGAATGTTGGTGAAATTGGCGAGGACGTAAGGAAAAATGAGATCATATTCAACAAGAGCCATCTTCTCAGGCCATGTGATATTGCTGTGCTTGCCTCTCTTGGGATAAATGATGTAAAGGTATATGCAAAACCTGTTGTTGCTATTATTCCCACAGGCAATGATCTCCTGCCGCTTCCCGGGGAAGGTATTCCTGCACCAGGGAAAACACTGGACATCAACAGCCTCATGATAGCTAAATATGTAGAGAAATGGGGTGGAATTGCACGATACTGTGATATTGTACCTGAGAATAAACAACTCATAGAAGATGCTATCTGCGCCAACCTCGACACTGACATGATAGTGGTATCCGGCGGAACCTCTGTCGGGGATAAGGATTATGTGCCGGAAGTTGTTGAAAAGCTGGGGAAGAAACTTGTTCATGGTGTAGGGCTTAGTCCCGGAAAACCTACGGCTCTTGGGGTTGCAGATGATGTGCCGATACTTTGTATGCCCGGGTATCCGGCAGCAGGTCTTGTGGCACTTTTTGCATTTGGAAAACCTGCACTTCGAAAAGCCGGCAATATTCCTGATGTACCTGAGACAAAAGTAAAAGCCCGTATGAGTGGGAAGATAATGTCAAGGGAAGGCTATCTCAGTTATGCAAGGGTAATACTTGAAGGGAATATCGCTCACCCACTCATGACTGCAGGTGCCGGGATATTGAGTTCCATTGCAAAGTCCGACGGATTTGTTATAATCCCAGAGAATGTTGAGGGATGCGAAGAAGGAAGCGAAGTGGAAGTTGTGTTGATTGAATGATAATTCTTCCATAGAACGGGCTCTTGAACTCCTGACAATAGGTGCAGGAGGATTCTTTGGGGCAATTTCACGATTTCTGATAGCAGGTCAATTAGGGCCTGCGTCAGGCACTTTATTTGTCAATGTTCTTGGAAGCATACTGCTTGGTTTTCTGATGTATAATTCCGAGTATTTGGGTTATGTGTCTCCAAGAACCCGAATGTTCTTCGGCATTGGATTTTTAGGTTCACTGACTACATTTTCCACATTTACGGTTCAGACATTCCAGATGCCCTTGATCGAAGCTGCATTCAATGTCATTGCAAATGTTCTCCTTACACTGGCGGGAGTATTCGCGGGAAGGGGATTTGTAGTGTACATTGTAAAAAGGAGGGAAGGGAGCAGTGGTCTCTGAAATTCTCCTTGTTGGTACAGGTGGATTCATCGGTGCAATACTCAGGTATCTTGTATCCGGTGCAATTCCTCGGATAAATGAAATCCCGTCCGGAACTCTCACTGTGAATGCAATAGGCAGTTTTGTGCTGGCAGCAATGACCTTTTCATCTGTAGAAGGGTCTCTGCGATTCTTTGTCAGCATTGGAATGCTGGGTTCTTTTACAACCTTCTCCACTTTTGCATACGAAAGTTTCAGGTTGCTGGGGGAAGGGGAAAGTAAGTATTTCCTGTTGAATATAGTTCTTAACTTAACAGTATGCTTAGTTGCAACGTCTCTTACATATCAAATAATTATTCAATAGGCTTATTCGGTTATCTGCAACCTCACTCATTTGTTCAGATTATATTAAAGTTCAGCATCAATGCCAGCAGTATAAGGATAATGCCTGTTACAAGGCGTATCTCGACACGTCTTTTTTCCCTGTACTCATTGACTTTTTCCGGATCAAGGCCAAAAGCCAGGAGAGCTCCAAGGATCAATATTGGAAGGATAACGCCTAGATTATAAAGTGCCATATACAGCGTTCCTTCTAGAATATTGTTTCCTGATATAAGCATCTCAAGGATCATCAGGTAGACTGCGCCCACGCAGGGTGCTTTGACCAGTGAAAAAATGCTGCCGCCGATAAATGATATTGCCAGGATGTTCCTGCCTTCTGCCTTTCCCATGAGGTCTATAAAGGAACGGGGTGTTTTGAAAGATGATTTTGAGTGTTTTTTGATATAATATGCATCATAAAGGTGCCACAGGCCAAGAAAAGCTACCAGTAGGACCATCAGGGTTGTTATCGTTTCCCTGATTCCGGGGAAGTAACTGATGGTGTTCAGTATGCCAAACCCAACGATCATGTAAGTGACAAATATGCCGGAGCAAAAACCTGTAACAAGAACAAGCATGTCTTTGCGTGAACCGCCTGATGAAACTATGACAGATGCCAGGAAAGCCATTACTGCAATGAGGCATGGATTGAATCCTGCAAGCAGTCCTGCGATAAATATAACGTAGGGTGTTTGTGTATCTGTGTTCCAGCTTTCAGGGGAGTTTGAAATGCCTATGTCTGATTCGGTTTTATCCGGAATAGGGGGTGCTGTTTCAATGGATTCGGAAAGCATTGTTTCAAGTAATTCAGTATCTCCTTTATAATCCTCATAATTTATGACTGTGCTCTTGTTAATGACGACTGCCGGAACTGTGTTTACTCCATATTGCTTTGCCAGACTGAAAGAAGCCGCGATTTCATATTCTGAGTAGTTTATATCAGGATTTTGGGTAACTATTTTTTCAATCACAGGCG
This window contains:
- the lpdD gene encoding prenylated flavin chaperone LpdD; translated protein: MQEIRKIAGRISLILDWKKAGNDYVITLTGGEAHVGAVGVGFYDKSSGRASSSVITSPGHRETDIALLGAKVFSEASKSAAVFMVGIHLDNITKKEIEEIVSVSEEMIDELSVIIQEGF
- a CDS encoding UbiX family flavin prenyltransferase; this translates as MEIVIGISGASGSAYGIRLLEILSGTDIMTHLVITKAARQIIGIETDYEISYVEGLADAVYDESDFTAPIASGSHRFDGMIVAPCSMKTLGEIAGGMSDNLLGRVADVCLKERRKLILMPRETPLNQIHLENMLRLERAGGIILPASPGFYSRPQTIDDLVNSMAGRALDLIGIDNEVYERWG
- a CDS encoding cytochrome c biogenesis protein CcdA, with the protein product MRKRPVHQHPATKLPLSRTAGILILLLVLTTGIAQAGNVSVEYFYESGCLKCAQASPVIEKIVTQNPDINYSEYEIAASFSLAKQYGVNTVPAVVINKSTVINYEDYKGDTELLETMLSESIETAPPIPDKTESDIGISNSPESWNTDTQTPYVIFIAGLLAGFNPCLIAVMAFLASVIVSSGGSRKDMLVLVTGFCSGIFVTYMIVGFGILNTISYFPGIRETITTLMVLLVAFLGLWHLYDAYYIKKHSKSSFKTPRSFIDLMGKAEGRNILAISFIGGSIFSLVKAPCVGAVYLMILEMLISGNNILEGTLYMALYNLGVILPILILGALLAFGLDPEKVNEYREKRRVEIRLVTGIILILLALMLNFNII
- a CDS encoding ubiquitin-like small modifier protein 1, with amino-acid sequence MANVKVKLFANLREIAQASSLTLAGDTVKDVLLSLTEQYPPLNELIFEAGEDVKLCGYINVFLNGNNIKHMEGLATILNNDDELGVFPPVSGG
- the crcB gene encoding fluoride efflux transporter CrcB, with protein sequence MNDNSSIERALELLTIGAGGFFGAISRFLIAGQLGPASGTLFVNVLGSILLGFLMYNSEYLGYVSPRTRMFFGIGFLGSLTTFSTFTVQTFQMPLIEAAFNVIANVLLTLAGVFAGRGFVVYIVKRREGSSGL
- a CDS encoding HD domain-containing protein; this encodes MKVIRDPIHGYIELDTLTLSLIDSPQIQRLRRISQLGLSNLVYPGANHTRFEHSLGVMHLASMLTEKIDSVTDEEKEELRVAALLHDVGHGPFSHVTENITKYYTRQRHEDVRDILKKGELGEILKEHGLNPATIEDHIQGKTDLGKILNSEIDVDRMDYLVRDSHYTGVAFGLVDHVRLINEMKFYENKLVVTAGGVKAAESLLVSRFLMHPSVYYHHVSRIAETMFTRAVDDLIQKKSLNAFDLRKMDDSRLFEMIRNDDGYAGELAERLDNRKLYKRALYVGFDEVGEGVLKHRKNIERVEAEIAEDVGIEPESVLIDIPKDPEIAEMKALVKVNGRMLRLDEVSHVVATLEQAHRDNWKMGVYTPKEYREEVSKAARTFFDVKRTTKQFRLSEIEG
- the crcB gene encoding fluoride efflux transporter CrcB, which codes for MVSEILLVGTGGFIGAILRYLVSGAIPRINEIPSGTLTVNAIGSFVLAAMTFSSVEGSLRFFVSIGMLGSFTTFSTFAYESFRLLGEGESKYFLLNIVLNLTVCLVATSLTYQIIIQ
- a CDS encoding ABC transporter permease is translated as MTTKYTNAGDDMGLSGMKLCLNTVFTLWLREMLRYKRSRSRIIGSLATPLFFLVIMGSALGSSMTLRSGRYIDYMAPGIIGMSILFASLMGGISIIWDREFGFLKEILVAPVSRFYTALGKAAGGVTTAMVQGISLMVISGFIGIEYVSIWRELLCIPIMFIMGLGFIGLGITLASRIESHEGFQMMMTFITFPTIMTSTAFYPMDNLPGWLSIPVHLNPLTYGVEALRWMLLDASDVPIELSMAVITAFALFTMGIGSWAFDRSGDQ
- a CDS encoding molybdopterin molybdotransferase MoeA is translated as MIFRERTDVGKAKEMFLAQIKGMEKTELLPATSSISRVLSSSILAPRNVPHYRRSAMDGFAVRSVDLLGASPTNPVMLQISDDVMEGTCAPVNTGDYVPDEADAVLMMEDTISIGDMVEIRAQVHPGKNVGEIGEDVRKNEIIFNKSHLLRPCDIAVLASLGINDVKVYAKPVVAIIPTGNDLLPLPGEGIPAPGKTLDINSLMIAKYVEKWGGIARYCDIVPENKQLIEDAICANLDTDMIVVSGGTSVGDKDYVPEVVEKLGKKLVHGVGLSPGKPTALGVADDVPILCMPGYPAAGLVALFAFGKPALRKAGNIPDVPETKVKARMSGKIMSREGYLSYARVILEGNIAHPLMTAGAGILSSIAKSDGFVIIPENVEGCEEGSEVEVVLIE